A DNA window from Cyanobacterium sp. T60_A2020_053 contains the following coding sequences:
- a CDS encoding protein kinase, with protein MKSVHYRELILVGEGQFGKVYSARHRQTGELVALKQFNNQKFSTKKFLKELRILLSLNHPNIIRCLGVEHDKKYRYLVTEYCEGKTLRDLIEEQFKLNIEQKLKIVADILSGLQAIHEGGIIHRDLKPENILLTLSPSGWGVKISDFGVAKIEKEDKEISNYSLGDTGSPAYMAPEQFYGKYSYQSDIYAIGIILYEMLMGDRPFHGTPQEIMFKHINKTPFIPHDLPSTLGKIVLQALEKLPRHRFRTAKEMRLKLLESLLCLEVELRENNFFFSDYLEQKSASFSIAKFIDILHSVIFNIYNNSYFYCANNNYLFIYQLTEDLTNNLIFNYIFDGKIIDLKVYNNGCFIITEFDNYNELYQYDLTEKTITQISSFQAKEKRLMVSGDGRWYALTKKDGEREDFEIFKYKQGYKSILNIEHFFPLEIIALDNCHGLLIFKQNEINKNYTFARCFTKKGNWCHDFCFGFPLENIVSHPLHRGYLMGRESFSNCIILILLLPLKIKRLPLNFEADFILTYSQGFICASHQGEIILINLHGNLCKKISLGFDISNIHLIKENLLLVIFNYPSKARLVFIIID; from the coding sequence GTGAAAAGTGTTCATTATCGAGAGTTAATTTTAGTGGGAGAAGGGCAATTCGGAAAGGTATATAGCGCCCGTCACCGTCAAACGGGAGAATTAGTAGCGTTAAAACAGTTTAATAATCAGAAGTTTTCTACAAAGAAATTTCTTAAAGAACTTAGAATTTTATTAAGTTTAAATCATCCTAATATTATTCGCTGTTTAGGTGTTGAACATGATAAGAAATATCGCTATTTAGTCACAGAATATTGTGAGGGAAAAACTTTAAGAGATTTAATAGAGGAACAATTTAAGTTAAATATTGAACAAAAGTTAAAAATAGTTGCTGATATTTTGTCAGGATTACAAGCAATTCATGAAGGGGGAATTATTCACAGAGATTTAAAGCCAGAAAACATTTTATTGACTCTTTCACCATCGGGATGGGGTGTAAAAATATCTGATTTTGGCGTAGCAAAAATCGAAAAAGAAGACAAGGAAATTAGTAATTACAGTTTAGGTGATACAGGCTCACCTGCCTACATGGCGCCCGAACAATTTTACGGCAAATATTCTTATCAATCAGATATTTATGCCATAGGAATTATTTTATATGAAATGTTAATGGGGGATAGACCTTTTCACGGCACACCTCAAGAAATCATGTTTAAACATATTAATAAAACTCCTTTTATTCCCCATGATTTACCTTCTACTCTCGGTAAAATTGTACTTCAAGCCTTAGAAAAATTACCTCGTCATCGTTTTCGCACGGCTAAGGAAATGAGGTTAAAATTGCTTGAATCTTTATTATGTCTTGAAGTAGAATTAAGGGAAAATAATTTTTTCTTTAGTGATTATCTTGAGCAAAAGTCTGCTTCTTTTTCCATTGCTAAGTTTATTGATATACTTCATTCTGTTATTTTTAATATCTACAATAATAGTTATTTTTATTGTGCTAATAATAATTATTTATTTATCTATCAGTTAACAGAAGATTTAACCAATAATTTAATCTTTAATTATATATTTGATGGTAAAATTATCGATTTAAAAGTTTATAATAATGGTTGTTTTATTATTACTGAATTTGATAATTATAATGAATTATATCAGTATGATTTAACAGAAAAAACAATAACCCAAATTAGTTCATTTCAGGCTAAAGAAAAACGATTAATGGTAAGCGGTGATGGGCGCTGGTATGCTTTAACTAAAAAAGATGGTGAGCGAGAAGATTTTGAAATTTTTAAATATAAGCAAGGTTATAAATCTATTTTAAATATTGAACATTTTTTCCCTTTAGAAATTATTGCCCTTGATAATTGTCATGGATTACTAATTTTTAAACAGAATGAAATTAATAAAAACTATACTTTTGCCCGTTGTTTTACTAAAAAAGGCAATTGGTGTCATGATTTTTGCTTTGGATTTCCCTTAGAAAATATCGTCAGTCATCCTTTACATAGAGGTTATTTAATGGGAAGGGAAAGTTTTAGTAATTGTATTATTCTGATACTTTTATTACCTTTAAAAATTAAGCGTCTTCCTCTTAATTTTGAAGCAGATTTCATTTTAACTTATTCTCAAGGCTTTATTTGTGCTAGTCATCAAGGAGAGATAATTCTGATTAATTTACATGGTAATTTATGTAAAAAAATTTCTTTGGGTTTTGATATTAGCAATATACATTTGATAAAAGAAAATTTGTTATTAGTTATTTTTAATTATCCTAGTAAAGCAAGGTTAGTTTTTATAATTATTGATTAA